GGGAGGTGCAGATGATGGACGGTGGAGAGAACTTTGACGTCAGAAAAGCGGACAGAGCAGCGCTTTGTGATATTCGCAATGTTGTGATCGATACCACGCTGCCATGCAAGGAACGCATCAAAAGCTATATCGACCAGATCGGCAACCCGTATTGCTATGTAGATGACGGCGTTGTGGTTGCGATCGGATATGCGGATACGCAGGTCAGCCTGCAAGACCGATTAAAGTCCTATGTGAGCAGTTTGGGTTAAGGGACAGGAAAGTGATGGCAATTCTTCAGATCTGTTGACAAAGAACAGGATTTCCGTCATAATAGCATTGTCAATGAAGAACGGCGGAAACCGCCAAATAGGATAACAGCCAGAAACGACTTTCCTGAAGCTTTTGAAGGAGGTTTGTTTTATGGCTGATTTTTTGTGCCAAAATGAAGGAACGGTATATGAAGCCGTTGCATATTATCGACTTTCCAAATACGCCAAGAGCAATGACAGCGAGAGCATTGCCAATCAGCGTAAGTTAGTTCGGGAGTATTTATCCCGCCACCCTGAGATCCTTCTGGTGGATGAACAAGAGGATGACGGCTTTACCGGAACAAATTATGAGCGGCCCGGTTTTCAGGCAGTTATGCGGGCGATCAGGGAAAAGAGGGCCAACTGCGTCATTGTCAAAGACCTTTCCCGTCTGGGACGCGAGTATATCGAAACGGGCAAGTATTTGGAGCGGGTATTCCCGGCGATGGGCGTAAGATTCATTTCCATCAATGATGACGTTGACAGTGAGCGTGAGCGGGCCGGAGACGATATTATTATCCCGGTCAAGAATATCATGAACGAGGCGTATTGCCGTGAACTGTCCCGTAAGCTGCGCAGACAATTTGAGGTACAGCGGAGCAGGGGAGAATATGTCGGTTCCTTTGTGAGCTATGGGTACTTGAAAGATCCCCGAGACAAACACAAGCTGATCCCCGATGAATATGCTGCGGAAGTGGTTCGGGGGATTTTCCAACTGAAGATCAAGGGGTATAGTGCGCAGACGATCGCGGATCACCTGAATGAAAACGGGGTGCTGTCTCCATCGCAGTACAAAAAGCAGATGGGCAGCCGCTACAAAAGCGGGTTTCAAAATGGGAGCATAAGCGAATGGGGACCGATGACGATCCGTCGGATTTTAACCAATGAGATTTATATGGGGACGCTGATCCAGGGAAAGCGTGGAACACCAAATTATAAAATCAAGCAGATGCGGCTGCGCGATGAAAGCAAGTGGTCTGTGGTCCCCCATAATCATGAGCCGATCGTTGATGAGATGATGTTTGAATTGGTTCAGCGGATGCTGCAGCGTGATACCAGAAAGTCACCCGAGGAGGAAACGGTCCAGCCACTCAGCGGGATCGTGTTCTGCGCGGATTGTATGCGGGCGATGTGCCGTCGCGTGGTGAAAAGAGGAGAGCACGCATTTTACTATTATGTGTGTTCCTCAAATAAGCGGACAAAGGAGTGCAGTAGTCACAGCTTTTCTCAGAGCGCTCTGGAGCGGATCGTGTGCCATGCCATTCAAAAGCAAATTGAAATAGTTGTTGAAATGGACAAGCTGCTTACTGAGACCGAACACGGGAATCTTATGGCGATAAAACTGAAAAGGCTGGACACGATGGTTGCGGAAAAGGAGAGGGAGATCGAAAATTATCAGGATTTTCGTATGAAGCTTCTGGAAGCATTCCATGAGAAACTGATCGA
This window of the Dysosmobacter acutus genome carries:
- a CDS encoding DUF6870 family protein, which encodes MMDGGENFDVRKADRAALCDIRNVVIDTTLPCKERIKSYIDQIGNPYCYVDDGVVVAIGYADTQVSLQDRLKSYVSSLG
- a CDS encoding recombinase family protein, producing the protein MADFLCQNEGTVYEAVAYYRLSKYAKSNDSESIANQRKLVREYLSRHPEILLVDEQEDDGFTGTNYERPGFQAVMRAIREKRANCVIVKDLSRLGREYIETGKYLERVFPAMGVRFISINDDVDSERERAGDDIIIPVKNIMNEAYCRELSRKLRRQFEVQRSRGEYVGSFVSYGYLKDPRDKHKLIPDEYAAEVVRGIFQLKIKGYSAQTIADHLNENGVLSPSQYKKQMGSRYKSGFQNGSISEWGPMTIRRILTNEIYMGTLIQGKRGTPNYKIKQMRLRDESKWSVVPHNHEPIVDEMMFELVQRMLQRDTRKSPEEETVQPLSGIVFCADCMRAMCRRVVKRGEHAFYYYVCSSNKRTKECSSHSFSQSALERIVCHAIQKQIEIVVEMDKLLTETEHGNLMAIKLKRLDTMVAEKEREIENYQDFRMKLLEAFHEKLIDRDEYDGMRKKYTGMIEKTKASLEKIMEERAGVADERPGNRTWVEQFAQYRAEKSLTREMAVTLVDKIYVYEDKRLKIEFNYRDEIAYDQELLKQLEQAVG